In a single window of the Marinitoga sp. 38H-ov genome:
- a CDS encoding ferredoxin family protein, whose protein sequence is MEYKNKVEIDQERCKGCGLCIDACPTGTLGFSEGFNAKGYHPSAVLNPEKCIGCGFCYQMCPDVCITVYTLEKAKA, encoded by the coding sequence ATGGAATATAAAAACAAGGTTGAAATTGATCAAGAAAGATGTAAGGGATGTGGTCTTTGTATAGATGCATGTCCAACAGGAACATTGGGTTTTTCAGAAGGATTTAACGCTAAAGGGTATCATCCTTCAGCTGTTTTAAATCCAGAAAAATGTATAGGTTGTGGATTTTGTTATCAAATGTGTCCCGATGTTTGTATAACAGTTTATACATTAGAAAAAGCAAAAGCTTAA